The Marinobacter halotolerans genome includes a window with the following:
- the urtC gene encoding urea ABC transporter permease subunit UrtC, translating to MKTSSPMKWLGSREGLYYLGLAALLVIVLPLILDPFRLNMVGKYLTYAFVAIGLVMCWGKAGILSLGQGVFFGLGGYCMAMFLKLEASTPEATAIQSTPGIPDFMDWNQLTALPWFWEPFHSFSFTLLAVIGVPMLLAFVIGLAMFTRRVGGVYFAIITQAIAAVLTILIIGQQGFTGGVNGITDLQTLKGWDIRTDEARTTLYFICVAMLFLCLFVARFVQNSKLGRILVAMNAQETRVRFSGYDVAAFKIFVFCLAAAFAGIGGAMFTLIVGFMSPSFIGIVASIEMVIFCALGGRLSILGAVYGALLVNAAKSGFSESFPELWPFAMGALFIGVVLAFPNGMAGLYQTYVMPLEDKIFRRKKVEAAPVAEPEAASPKAEKTDDYDPMMDNYSPEKS from the coding sequence ATGAAAACGTCATCCCCAATGAAATGGCTTGGCTCCCGCGAGGGACTGTATTACCTGGGATTGGCAGCGTTGCTGGTTATCGTACTGCCGCTGATCCTGGATCCGTTCCGCCTGAACATGGTGGGCAAGTATCTGACCTACGCCTTTGTCGCGATCGGACTGGTGATGTGCTGGGGTAAAGCCGGCATCCTGAGTCTGGGGCAGGGCGTGTTCTTCGGCCTCGGCGGTTATTGCATGGCCATGTTCCTGAAGCTGGAGGCCTCCACGCCGGAGGCCACCGCCATCCAGTCCACGCCGGGCATCCCGGACTTCATGGACTGGAACCAGCTGACCGCCTTGCCCTGGTTCTGGGAACCGTTCCACAGCTTCTCGTTCACGCTGCTGGCGGTGATCGGTGTGCCTATGTTGTTGGCGTTTGTCATCGGCCTGGCCATGTTCACCCGGCGGGTGGGTGGCGTTTACTTCGCCATCATTACCCAGGCCATAGCCGCCGTCCTGACCATCCTGATCATCGGGCAGCAGGGCTTCACCGGCGGCGTCAACGGCATTACCGATTTGCAGACCCTGAAGGGCTGGGACATCCGCACCGATGAAGCCAGAACCACGCTCTACTTTATCTGTGTGGCCATGCTGTTCCTGTGCCTGTTCGTGGCGCGCTTTGTCCAGAACAGCAAGCTGGGTCGCATTTTGGTGGCGATGAATGCCCAGGAGACAAGGGTGCGGTTCTCCGGCTATGACGTGGCGGCGTTCAAGATCTTTGTGTTCTGCCTGGCCGCGGCCTTTGCCGGCATCGGCGGCGCCATGTTCACCCTGATCGTGGGCTTCATGTCGCCTTCCTTCATCGGCATCGTCGCCTCCATCGAAATGGTCATCTTCTGTGCCCTGGGTGGCCGGTTGTCGATCCTTGGCGCCGTCTACGGTGCGCTGCTTGTCAACGCGGCCAAGAGCGGGTTTTCCGAATCCTTCCCGGAACTCTGGCCCTTCGCCATGGGCGCCCTGTTCATCGGTGTGGTGCTGGCGTTCCCCAACGGTATGGCCGGGCTTTACCAGACCTATGTCATGCCCCTGGAAGACAAAATCTTCAGGCGCAAAAAGGTTGAAGCCGCCCCTGTGGCGGAACCCGAGGCTGCCAGCCCGAAAGCTGAAAAGACCGACGATTACGATCCGATGATGGACAACTACAGCCCGGAGAAATCGTGA
- the urtB gene encoding urea ABC transporter permease subunit UrtB, with amino-acid sequence MFDGYTSSELMSIFAMQGFAGLSLFSVFVLMALGLTIIFGQMGVINMAHGEFMILGAYTTYLTSGFFQSYLPGLFGGYFFIAMILAFLVCAALGALVEWLMIRHLYHRPLDTLLATWGLSLIMQQAYRSIFGAREVGVDLPEWMLGAFNVTDLVQLPINGLFVMIIALSIAVGLYLLMYRSNYGKKVRAVVQNRPMAEAVGINSAGIDRATFALGCGIAGVAGAAFTMIGSTGPSSGQAYIVDTFLVVVFGGAQSLIGTIVSAFGISQAQSTMEFFLSGSMAKVLTLLVVIGILMLRPEGLMALKVRR; translated from the coding sequence ATGTTCGATGGCTACACCAGCAGTGAATTGATGTCGATATTTGCCATGCAGGGGTTTGCCGGGCTCTCCCTGTTTTCAGTGTTCGTACTGATGGCCCTGGGCCTGACAATCATTTTCGGTCAGATGGGTGTTATCAATATGGCTCACGGGGAGTTCATGATCCTCGGCGCCTACACCACCTACCTGACCTCCGGATTCTTCCAGTCCTACCTGCCGGGGCTTTTCGGCGGGTACTTCTTTATCGCCATGATTCTGGCCTTTCTGGTCTGTGCCGCATTAGGGGCACTCGTCGAGTGGCTCATGATACGGCACCTCTATCACCGCCCGCTGGATACACTGCTGGCGACCTGGGGCCTTAGCCTGATCATGCAGCAGGCCTACCGCTCTATCTTTGGCGCCCGGGAAGTGGGTGTGGACCTGCCGGAGTGGATGCTTGGTGCCTTCAATGTGACCGATCTGGTGCAACTGCCGATCAACGGTCTGTTCGTGATGATCATAGCGTTGTCGATCGCCGTTGGACTCTACCTGCTGATGTACCGCTCCAACTACGGCAAGAAAGTTCGTGCCGTGGTCCAGAACCGCCCCATGGCCGAGGCCGTGGGCATCAACAGTGCCGGTATTGACCGGGCAACCTTTGCTCTGGGCTGCGGCATCGCCGGTGTGGCAGGCGCGGCCTTCACCATGATCGGTTCCACCGGCCCTTCCTCCGGCCAGGCCTACATCGTCGACACCTTCCTGGTGGTGGTATTTGGCGGCGCGCAAAGCCTGATCGGCACCATTGTGTCGGCCTTCGGCATCTCCCAGGCCCAGTCCACCATGGAATTCTTCCTCAGTGGGTCCATGGCCAAGGTTCTCACCCTGTTGGTGGTCATCGGCATTCTGATGCTGCGTCCGGAAGGACTCATGGCCCTCAAGGTCCGTCGCTAG
- the urtA gene encoding urea ABC transporter substrate-binding protein, which produces MVLAASANAATPPTAEVNTTGLAVTDDTVTVGILHSITGTMAISEIGSVQAEKLAIKQINESGGVLGRQIKFVQEDGASDWPTFAEKSRKLLRQDNVAAIFGAWTSASRKAVLPVMEQYNGMLYYPTFYEGLEQSPNVVYTGQEATQQILASLNWAAETKGAKSFYLLGSDYIWPRTSNKIARKHIEDMLGLKVSGEEYYPLGHTQFNSVINKIKLRKPDVIFASVVGGSNVAFYKQMKAAGIDFTDEKPLLLTISVTEDEIRGIGGENVDGIYASMKYFQSLDNPNNKEFVAEFKKAYGDDMVIGDVTQAAYLGPWLWKAAVEKAGSFDIDKIREEFAGIEFKKAPEGYVRIHENHHLWSKTRIGQAQTDGQYKVVFETEELMEPDPFPEGYQ; this is translated from the coding sequence ATGGTTCTGGCGGCCTCTGCCAATGCCGCGACGCCTCCTACAGCGGAAGTGAACACGACCGGACTGGCCGTCACTGACGACACCGTCACCGTGGGTATTCTGCACTCGATCACCGGCACTATGGCGATCAGTGAGATCGGCTCGGTGCAGGCGGAAAAGCTGGCCATCAAGCAGATCAACGAATCCGGCGGTGTGCTGGGTCGACAGATCAAGTTTGTTCAGGAAGATGGTGCCAGCGACTGGCCCACCTTCGCGGAGAAATCCCGCAAGTTGTTGCGCCAGGACAATGTGGCAGCCATTTTCGGTGCCTGGACGTCGGCGTCCCGCAAAGCAGTATTGCCGGTCATGGAGCAGTACAACGGCATGCTTTACTACCCGACCTTCTATGAGGGTCTGGAGCAGTCGCCCAATGTGGTCTACACCGGCCAGGAAGCCACCCAGCAGATCCTTGCCAGCCTGAATTGGGCGGCGGAGACGAAAGGCGCGAAAAGCTTCTATCTGCTTGGATCGGACTACATCTGGCCGCGTACGTCCAACAAAATCGCCCGGAAGCACATCGAGGACATGCTCGGCCTCAAGGTGTCCGGTGAAGAGTACTATCCCCTGGGCCACACCCAGTTCAACTCGGTGATCAACAAGATCAAGCTGCGCAAGCCGGACGTGATTTTCGCGTCGGTGGTAGGCGGCTCCAACGTGGCCTTCTACAAGCAGATGAAAGCCGCCGGTATTGATTTCACCGACGAGAAGCCTCTGCTGCTAACCATCTCCGTGACCGAGGACGAGATCCGCGGTATCGGTGGTGAGAACGTGGATGGCATCTACGCCTCCATGAAGTACTTCCAGAGCCTGGATAACCCCAACAACAAAGAGTTTGTTGCAGAGTTCAAGAAGGCTTATGGCGATGACATGGTAATCGGTGACGTCACCCAGGCCGCTTATCTGGGCCCATGGCTCTGGAAAGCCGCGGTAGAGAAAGCCGGTTCCTTTGATATCGACAAGATCCGCGAAGAGTTCGCCGGCATCGAGTTCAAAAAGGCGCCAGAAGGCTACGTGCGCATCCACGAGAACCATCACCTGTGGTCCAAGACCCGTATCGGCCAGGCTCAGACTGACGGCCAGTACAAGGTTGTCTTCGAGACCGAAGAGCTGATGGAGCCCGACCCCTTCCCCGAAGGTTACCAGTAA
- a CDS encoding hybrid sensor histidine kinase/response regulator, translating to MSARQNIFRVRRNYNQWVANQTLEDYALRFTAKSARRWSAGRVANTALGAISFLALEAIGGAITIHYGFDNAVAAICAVALIIFLTAIPISYYAARYGVDIDLLTRGAGFGYIGSTITSLIYASFTFIFFAIEAAIMAMALELLFGIPLVIGYLVCSVIIIPLVTHGITAISKFQLWTQPAWIILQLLPFVFILYQDASAVSDWTQFEGIAPNQGGEFNLLLFGAAAAVLFSLMAQIGEQVDFLRFIPEPQKGHKLRWWSAVMAGGPGWIVIGTVKILAGSFLAVLALNQGIAAVDASDPTRMYMVAFGYVTSSPEVALAIAGIFVILCQVKINVTNAYAGSIAWSNFFSRLTHSHPGRVVWLVFNVAIALLVMELGVYRALEETLGFYGIVAVAWVGALVADLVINKPLGFSPKHIEFKRAHLYDINPVGVGAMILASIIGMVSHGGALGEVAEALSHFITLGAALIIAPLIAWQTGGRYYMARPFVPIATDHHLVACCICEHEFEPEDVTGCPAYAGNICSLCCSLDARCGDFCKPGAGYREQMRRFFGLFIPESAFAYLHSRLGHFLVLLLLINGVSGLLLWLIHEQTLVASAAEAALLAITLWKVFFVLIIITGVVCWLFVLAHDSRMVAEEESQRQTRLLTEEIVAHERTDQALQKAKEHAEAANGAKSRYLTGISHELRSPLNAILGYAQLMENDSGVSDNRKEALGVIRRSGEYLADLIEGLLDISKIEAGRLDLHRDAVRIDLLMEQLVHMFRLQAEEKGLTFEYHCVGRLPELVTTDEKRLRQILINLLSNAIKYTDTGRVSLTLKYRSQVAEFTVEDTGEGIAEENIERIFRPFERIRTPGQSQAGTGLGLTITHLLTDIMGGDLSVVSEVGKGSTFKVSLMLSSLHTQRPESMTSPARRIYGYEGPRRKIMVVDDETGHRQLIRAMLAPLGFEIIDVGNSLAVMDTLEKELPDLLLLDVSMPGLSGWEILDQLRAANHPLPVVMVSADASEGRDRPDPMLHNGYVIKPVRQNQLLDHIARLVDLEWRFEKSAEPLAARPAPDTASMALPSEPHRASLVGLATIGHRKGLLEALHGLGHRSEADPDFVREMVRLTNDFQFEKIIDALKVTDYERT from the coding sequence ATGAGTGCCCGGCAAAACATTTTCCGCGTCCGGCGGAACTACAATCAGTGGGTCGCCAACCAGACTCTTGAGGACTATGCCCTGCGCTTTACCGCGAAAAGTGCGCGGCGCTGGTCGGCCGGCCGGGTGGCCAATACCGCGCTGGGCGCCATCTCCTTTCTGGCCCTGGAGGCCATCGGCGGGGCCATCACCATCCACTACGGGTTCGACAATGCGGTGGCGGCCATTTGTGCGGTGGCGCTGATCATTTTCCTGACCGCTATTCCCATCAGCTACTACGCCGCCCGCTATGGTGTTGATATTGATCTGTTAACCCGGGGCGCCGGCTTCGGGTACATCGGCTCTACCATCACCTCGCTCATCTACGCCTCCTTCACCTTTATCTTTTTCGCCATCGAGGCGGCGATCATGGCGATGGCGCTGGAGCTGCTGTTCGGCATTCCGCTGGTGATCGGTTATCTGGTGTGTTCGGTGATCATTATTCCCCTGGTTACTCACGGCATTACCGCCATCAGCAAGTTCCAGCTGTGGACCCAGCCGGCCTGGATTATTCTGCAACTGCTGCCCTTCGTGTTCATCCTTTATCAGGACGCCAGCGCCGTATCGGACTGGACGCAGTTCGAAGGCATTGCCCCGAATCAGGGCGGCGAGTTCAATCTGCTGCTTTTCGGGGCGGCCGCTGCGGTTCTGTTTTCACTCATGGCGCAGATTGGCGAACAGGTAGACTTCCTGAGGTTTATTCCCGAACCCCAAAAAGGCCACAAACTGCGCTGGTGGTCGGCAGTGATGGCCGGCGGGCCGGGCTGGATCGTTATCGGTACGGTAAAGATCCTTGCCGGGTCGTTTCTGGCGGTGCTGGCCCTGAATCAGGGTATTGCGGCGGTCGATGCGTCTGATCCTACCCGAATGTATATGGTGGCCTTTGGCTACGTGACCTCGTCGCCGGAGGTAGCGCTGGCCATTGCGGGTATCTTCGTCATTCTGTGCCAGGTCAAGATCAACGTCACCAACGCCTACGCCGGCTCCATTGCCTGGTCGAACTTTTTCTCACGGCTGACCCACAGCCACCCGGGCCGTGTGGTCTGGCTGGTATTCAACGTCGCCATCGCACTGCTGGTAATGGAACTGGGGGTTTACCGGGCGCTGGAGGAGACCCTGGGGTTCTACGGCATTGTTGCCGTGGCCTGGGTGGGGGCGCTGGTGGCGGATCTGGTGATCAACAAGCCTCTGGGATTCAGCCCGAAACACATCGAGTTCAAACGGGCGCACCTGTACGACATCAATCCGGTGGGCGTGGGCGCCATGATTCTGGCGTCCATCATCGGCATGGTCAGCCACGGCGGCGCCCTGGGAGAGGTCGCTGAAGCCCTGTCCCACTTCATCACCCTGGGCGCTGCCCTGATCATTGCTCCGCTCATTGCCTGGCAAACAGGCGGGCGCTATTACATGGCGCGCCCGTTTGTACCTATTGCCACCGATCATCACCTGGTGGCCTGCTGCATCTGCGAACACGAATTCGAGCCAGAAGACGTGACCGGCTGCCCTGCCTATGCCGGCAATATCTGCTCCCTGTGCTGCTCGCTGGATGCCCGCTGCGGCGACTTCTGCAAACCCGGCGCCGGCTATCGGGAGCAGATGCGCCGGTTCTTTGGCCTTTTTATCCCTGAGTCAGCCTTTGCCTACCTGCACTCCCGGCTCGGGCATTTTCTGGTGCTGTTGTTGTTGATCAACGGGGTATCGGGGCTGCTGCTATGGCTGATCCACGAACAGACCCTGGTAGCCTCGGCTGCCGAAGCAGCCTTGCTGGCGATTACGCTCTGGAAGGTGTTTTTCGTCCTGATCATCATTACCGGCGTGGTGTGCTGGCTGTTTGTGCTGGCCCACGACAGCCGCATGGTGGCCGAGGAGGAATCCCAGCGTCAGACCCGGCTGCTAACCGAGGAAATCGTCGCCCACGAACGTACCGACCAGGCGCTTCAGAAGGCCAAGGAACATGCGGAGGCTGCAAATGGCGCGAAAAGCCGGTATTTGACCGGCATTAGTCACGAACTCCGATCACCACTAAACGCCATTCTGGGGTATGCCCAGTTGATGGAGAATGACTCAGGCGTATCGGACAACCGCAAGGAAGCGCTCGGCGTGATCCGCCGTAGCGGCGAATACCTGGCCGATCTGATTGAAGGCCTGCTGGATATTTCCAAGATAGAGGCCGGCCGCCTGGACCTGCACCGTGACGCGGTACGCATCGATCTGCTGATGGAGCAACTGGTGCACATGTTCCGGCTTCAGGCCGAGGAAAAAGGCCTGACCTTTGAATACCACTGCGTGGGAAGGCTCCCGGAACTGGTCACCACGGACGAAAAGCGCCTTCGCCAGATTCTGATCAATCTGCTATCCAACGCCATCAAGTACACCGACACCGGTCGCGTATCACTGACCCTGAAATACCGCAGCCAGGTGGCGGAGTTTACCGTGGAAGATACCGGTGAAGGCATCGCCGAGGAAAACATCGAACGCATCTTCCGACCGTTCGAACGCATCCGCACACCCGGGCAAAGCCAGGCCGGCACCGGCCTGGGCCTGACCATTACCCACCTGCTAACCGACATCATGGGCGGCGATCTTTCGGTGGTCAGCGAGGTTGGCAAGGGCAGTACCTTCAAGGTCAGCTTGATGCTGTCCAGCCTGCACACGCAACGACCGGAATCCATGACCTCCCCCGCACGGCGCATTTACGGCTACGAAGGGCCTCGCCGGAAAATTATGGTGGTCGATGATGAAACCGGTCACCGCCAGTTGATCCGCGCCATGCTGGCTCCGCTGGGCTTCGAGATCATCGACGTCGGCAACTCCCTGGCGGTGATGGACACACTGGAAAAGGAACTGCCGGACCTGCTTCTGCTGGACGTCTCCATGCCCGGCCTCAGCGGGTGGGAGATTCTGGATCAGCTGCGGGCGGCCAATCATCCGTTACCGGTGGTCATGGTGTCTGCCGATGCCAGCGAAGGCCGCGACCGCCCGGATCCCATGCTGCACAACGGCTACGTGATCAAACCCGTGCGCCAGAACCAGCTGCTGGACCACATTGCCCGGCTGGTCGATCTGGAGTGGCGGTTCGAGAAAAGCGCCGAACCACTGGCTGCCAGGCCCGCCCCGGATACTGCCAGCATGGCGCTGCCCTCCGAACCACATCGGGCCTCACTGGTGGGTCTGGCCACCATTGGCCACCGAAAGGGTTTGCTGGAGGCTCTACACGGGCTTGGGCACCGCAGCGAAGCAGACCCAGATTTTGTCAGGGAGATGGTTCGCCTGACCAACGACTTTCAATTCGAGAAGATTATTGATGCACTGAAGGTGACCGACTATGAACGCACCTGA
- a CDS encoding response regulator transcription factor, with the protein MNAPDPKRTVVMVVDDAIDSIRMISDALEGAGMTVLVALEGNQALTISQNITPDIVLMDAIMPNMDGFETCRQLKQNPEFLDTPIIFMTGLSDTEHVVMGLNSGGVDYVTKPINTTEVLARMQVHLTNARMARSARQALDTAGQNLFAVGRDGDILWATPQVHQRLTAGETSHQNELGQRLKTWLGHSPENGHSLTLDFLPEPHSVEFLTLVDNREYLLRLHEVQQPTAATAALREKFSLTGRESDVLLWIANGKTNREIGQILDMSPRTVNKHLEQVFRKLGVENRTSAAAAAIRCLARG; encoded by the coding sequence ATGAACGCACCTGACCCGAAAAGAACCGTGGTCATGGTGGTGGACGACGCCATCGACTCCATCCGCATGATCAGCGATGCCCTGGAAGGCGCCGGCATGACGGTACTGGTAGCACTGGAAGGCAACCAGGCGTTGACCATCAGCCAGAACATCACCCCGGACATTGTGCTGATGGACGCCATCATGCCCAACATGGACGGCTTCGAAACCTGTCGGCAGCTGAAGCAGAACCCGGAATTTCTCGATACCCCGATCATCTTCATGACCGGCCTGAGCGATACCGAACACGTGGTGATGGGGCTTAACAGTGGCGGTGTGGATTACGTCACCAAGCCGATCAATACCACTGAAGTGCTGGCGCGGATGCAGGTGCACCTGACCAACGCCCGCATGGCCCGCAGCGCGCGTCAGGCATTGGACACTGCCGGGCAGAACCTGTTTGCCGTCGGCCGCGACGGGGATATTCTCTGGGCCACGCCCCAGGTACACCAGCGCCTGACGGCAGGCGAGACCAGCCACCAGAACGAGCTTGGCCAGCGGCTGAAAACCTGGCTGGGGCACAGCCCCGAGAACGGCCACAGTCTTACGCTGGATTTCCTGCCGGAGCCCCACTCGGTGGAATTTCTGACCCTGGTGGATAACCGGGAATACCTGCTGCGGCTGCACGAAGTTCAGCAGCCTACCGCCGCCACCGCCGCCCTGCGGGAAAAATTCAGCCTGACCGGGCGGGAATCGGACGTACTCCTGTGGATTGCCAACGGTAAAACCAACCGGGAAATCGGTCAGATTCTGGACATGAGCCCCCGCACGGTAAACAAACATCTGGAACAGGTGTTCCGAAAGCTGGGGGTGGAAAACCGCACATCTGCTGCTGCCGCCGCCATCAGGTGCCTGGCCCGGGGCTGA
- a CDS encoding D-Ala-D-Ala carboxypeptidase family metallohydrolase, with protein sequence MMNSLYFMRAIAALFVGVFLCPMVWAGSDFDPGKLGFSVAVNQRPVSHHTMIASVMPGQSMAIELKGNSLRNAFSVSGDGGRIKPFGMQGWSWKAPTTPGLYPLVISRKETGETLTLQVFVLVPATEVRDGRLNGYRIGQYPAKPYRGLAAYQAPKGFIEVTADNVNTPVSPHFQLSQFLSKQPSGYPKYLVLSPRLLTKLELLLEDVNATGIRRTDSFVIMSGFRTPFYNRLIGSSANSRHMFGGAADIYIDQGAPAGMMDDLNDDGLSNRKDAAILYDLTQSLASRHGRPDLIGGLGEYDARLPVRGPFIHVDVRGQQARWGRPAD encoded by the coding sequence ATGATGAACTCTTTGTACTTCATGCGCGCGATCGCTGCTCTTTTTGTGGGCGTCTTTCTGTGCCCCATGGTTTGGGCCGGTAGCGATTTCGACCCGGGAAAGCTGGGCTTTTCGGTGGCTGTCAATCAACGACCGGTTTCCCATCACACCATGATTGCGAGTGTGATGCCGGGCCAATCAATGGCGATAGAGCTCAAAGGCAATAGCCTGCGCAACGCCTTCTCGGTAAGCGGTGACGGCGGGCGGATCAAGCCTTTTGGCATGCAGGGATGGAGCTGGAAAGCGCCCACTACGCCGGGTCTTTATCCGCTGGTGATTAGCCGGAAGGAAACCGGGGAAACGCTGACGCTGCAGGTGTTTGTTCTGGTACCAGCCACCGAAGTTCGCGACGGTCGCCTGAACGGCTATCGTATCGGCCAGTACCCGGCCAAGCCCTATCGCGGACTGGCTGCTTACCAGGCACCAAAAGGTTTTATCGAGGTAACCGCCGACAATGTGAATACGCCGGTTTCCCCGCATTTCCAGCTGAGCCAGTTTCTCAGCAAACAGCCGTCCGGCTATCCCAAGTATCTGGTTCTGAGCCCGAGATTGCTGACCAAACTTGAGCTACTGCTGGAAGACGTTAACGCTACGGGTATTCGAAGAACGGATAGCTTTGTGATCATGAGCGGCTTTCGCACGCCCTTCTACAACCGGTTGATTGGTAGCTCAGCGAACAGCCGGCATATGTTTGGCGGCGCGGCGGATATCTACATTGACCAGGGAGCGCCCGCGGGAATGATGGACGACCTGAATGACGACGGGCTCAGTAACCGCAAAGATGCGGCGATTCTCTATGATCTGACCCAGAGCCTTGCCAGTCGTCACGGTCGGCCAGACCTGATTGGCGGCCTTGGTGAATACGACGCGCGGCTTCCGGTACGTGGGCCCTTTATTCATGTGGATGTGAGGGGGCAGCAGGCCCGATGGGGACGCCCAGCTGACTGA
- a CDS encoding L,D-transpeptidase family protein → MRVTRLMSVVLWLGCQFLLTATVLQADEVLRSRFEAANQGFSIQFGQTPLLMPEQLRGFYAARNYELIWMTEEGGPLPAADTLVSAIRDAGIHGLVPEDYHLAPIKQRLVELHEANEDSLAIRDLDMLLSDAFLLLATHLQRGKTDPRLIDPQWDGLPPESDWLLQKTAELDEPVTRQSLSRFLADRLPQDPGYQRLVAARQKLMSLSRTGEWKTIESGPLLRPGSLDKRVPDIRERLIQWGDLSQLTAGVDGADPDPELYTEGLAAAVMAFQSRHGLVADGVIGPATIAAFNVSPAERVDRIDVNLERWRWMPAELGERHVLVNIAGFEMRLVDSGRPVLVKPVVVGRDYRRTPVFSDRIRYLVLNPEWVVPPKLAVEDKLPEIRRNPDYLRSLGYRVYNGWGADRQVIDPATVDWNTVTARNFPYRLVQEPGPLNALGRIKFMFPNQYNVYLHDTPARELFRQPERAFSSGCVRVQDPMELATLLLAEDGWTEARLDAALAAGRTETVVLKRPVPVHIQYWTAWVDDNGMLHFRKDLYKRDDAIFDAIRRRQE, encoded by the coding sequence ATGCGCGTCACACGATTGATGTCAGTTGTCCTGTGGCTGGGATGCCAGTTTTTGCTCACTGCGACGGTGTTACAGGCGGACGAAGTGCTCAGGTCGCGTTTTGAGGCGGCAAATCAGGGATTTTCTATCCAGTTCGGACAAACACCCCTGTTGATGCCTGAGCAGCTAAGAGGCTTTTATGCGGCCCGTAACTATGAACTGATCTGGATGACCGAAGAAGGCGGCCCGCTGCCCGCCGCAGACACCCTGGTGAGCGCCATTCGGGACGCCGGAATTCATGGCCTGGTACCGGAAGACTACCATCTGGCGCCCATCAAGCAGCGGCTTGTAGAGCTCCATGAGGCCAACGAAGACTCTCTGGCCATTCGTGATCTGGACATGCTGTTGTCCGATGCGTTTCTGCTCCTGGCCACCCATTTGCAACGGGGCAAGACAGATCCCCGGCTGATTGATCCGCAATGGGACGGGCTTCCCCCGGAGTCGGACTGGTTGCTGCAGAAAACGGCGGAACTGGACGAGCCCGTAACCCGGCAAAGCCTGTCCCGTTTTCTGGCAGATCGGCTGCCCCAGGATCCTGGTTATCAGCGGTTGGTCGCGGCCCGCCAGAAACTGATGAGCCTGTCCCGAACCGGTGAATGGAAAACCATCGAATCTGGCCCGTTACTACGTCCCGGAAGCCTTGATAAGCGTGTGCCCGATATCCGTGAGCGACTGATTCAATGGGGTGATCTGTCACAGCTCACCGCTGGTGTGGACGGGGCGGATCCGGACCCCGAGCTTTATACCGAGGGCCTGGCCGCCGCCGTCATGGCGTTCCAGAGTCGCCATGGGCTGGTGGCAGATGGCGTGATTGGGCCGGCAACCATTGCCGCTTTCAATGTATCCCCCGCAGAGAGAGTTGATCGGATAGACGTCAATCTGGAACGCTGGCGCTGGATGCCGGCGGAGCTTGGAGAGCGTCACGTTCTGGTCAATATTGCCGGGTTTGAAATGAGATTGGTGGATAGCGGCCGGCCTGTTCTGGTCAAACCCGTGGTGGTCGGTCGGGATTACCGAAGGACGCCGGTGTTCAGCGACCGAATACGCTATCTGGTGTTAAACCCGGAATGGGTGGTGCCTCCCAAGCTCGCAGTTGAGGATAAACTTCCGGAAATTCGCCGCAATCCTGACTACCTGCGGAGTCTGGGCTATCGGGTCTATAACGGCTGGGGGGCGGACCGGCAGGTCATTGATCCCGCCACCGTCGACTGGAATACGGTTACGGCGCGAAACTTTCCCTACCGCCTGGTTCAGGAACCCGGCCCCCTGAATGCGTTGGGCCGGATAAAGTTCATGTTCCCCAATCAATACAACGTTTATCTGCATGACACCCCGGCGCGGGAACTGTTTCGTCAGCCGGAGCGGGCGTTCAGCTCAGGTTGCGTAAGGGTACAGGACCCGATGGAGCTGGCGACCCTGTTGCTTGCAGAGGATGGCTGGACAGAAGCGAGACTGGATGCGGCACTTGCGGCAGGCCGCACAGAGACCGTTGTTCTGAAAAGACCGGTGCCGGTGCATATTCAGTACTGGACCGCCTGGGTAGATGACAATGGCATGCTCCATTTCCGGAAAGACCTCTATAAAAGGGACGATGCCATCTTCGATGCGATAAGGCGCAGGCAAGAATGA
- a CDS encoding LOG family protein — protein sequence MKIAVFCGSSSGNRSCFVEASEHFGQTMAKLGHDLVFGGGNVGLMGCVADAVLAAGGKAYGVIPESLRDRELAHNGLTRLDVVGSMHERKALMAEQADAFVALPGGPGTMDEIFEAWTWAQLGYHNKPCAFLNVDGYYDQLFGFFKTMASSGFLKPEYADMVIVEEYSEALIARLANYQPPKRKWS from the coding sequence ATGAAAATCGCCGTATTCTGTGGCTCAAGTTCCGGAAACAGGTCCTGTTTTGTCGAGGCGTCGGAGCACTTTGGCCAGACCATGGCAAAACTGGGGCACGATCTTGTCTTTGGAGGCGGCAACGTAGGACTGATGGGCTGCGTCGCTGATGCCGTCCTTGCCGCTGGCGGAAAAGCCTACGGTGTGATTCCGGAATCCCTGCGGGATCGGGAACTGGCCCATAACGGGCTGACTCGCCTGGACGTGGTTGGTTCCATGCACGAACGCAAAGCCCTGATGGCAGAGCAGGCCGACGCTTTCGTGGCGCTGCCCGGCGGCCCCGGCACCATGGACGAGATCTTCGAGGCCTGGACCTGGGCACAACTGGGCTACCACAACAAACCCTGTGCCTTTCTGAACGTGGATGGCTATTACGACCAGCTCTTCGGGTTCTTCAAAACCATGGCGTCATCGGGATTTTTGAAGCCGGAATATGCGGACATGGTGATTGTCGAGGAGTATTCTGAGGCGTTGATTGCCAGATTGGCCAATTACCAGCCACCAAAACGGAAGTGGAGTTAA